A window of the Anaerolineae bacterium genome harbors these coding sequences:
- a CDS encoding TM0996/MTH895 family glutaredoxin-like protein, with product MLTIKILGTGCPKCKRLEELARQAVAEAGVQAEIIKVQDIDQIMQYPIASTPGLVINEKVYSYGRLPRKEEIIAWLKDGAK from the coding sequence ATGTTGACCATTAAAATATTAGGCACCGGATGTCCGAAATGCAAAAGGCTGGAGGAGCTTGCCCGCCAGGCGGTGGCAGAAGCCGGCGTCCAGGCGGAGATCATCAAGGTACAGGACATTGACCAGATCATGCAGTATCCCATCGCCAGCACACCTGGGCTGGTCATCAACGAAAAGGTCTACTCCTACGGCCGGCTGCCCCGCAAAGAGGAGATTATCGCCTGGCTGAAAGACGGCGCCAAATA